A window of Mustela lutreola isolate mMusLut2 chromosome X, mMusLut2.pri, whole genome shotgun sequence genomic DNA:
cctgggatcaagccccacattgggctctctgctctgcagggagcctgctcccccacccccgccccgccgcctgcctctctgcctgcttgtcatctctgtcaaataaataaataaaatctttaaaaaaagttttttttttaaatggcattttaacTCCCCAGTGAAGTTTGGGAGTACAGGTATCCTCAATCTTGTTTTAACAAAATTGCTTTCTTCTGGGGAAGAACTGGTCTCATTTTAAAGAGCCAAGAACAGTGACTGTAGAAACACTTGCCTCTTGTCTGGGGTAGGGGGCTAAATGAAATTAAACTAAGTCtttatatggggcgcctggggagctcaggtcatgatctccagttcctgggatggagccccacatcggactctgctcagtggggagtctgcttctccctctccctctgtgcgcactctctctcaaatcctAAAAAATGAGTCTTCGTGGGGTATGTACTATATTCATCCTTTAAGACATGGCCCCTAAAGGAACCCTAGTGCAGCAGAGTTCGTTCAATGCACGTACTGGTTGACCCCACCTAGGAGCATCAACCTTAAATGTGCTTCACACTTTCCCTTAAGTCCATTTCTGCTTCAGAGTAGAACCACATTAAATTGGTCTTTATTTGGTAGATTAGTTTTACCTTAACTTTTTCATCCTACTGTGGCTGGGTACCTTAAATAGTGACACTATTagtcacacttttaaaaattaaggtgaGATCTACAACGTgcagatttaattttttctttttacacacCTCCTGAGAAACACCATCTTTTCCATGGGATTATCCATGTCTCCTTACAACAGCTGATCTCTAAAAGCATCATGTCCACTGTCAAAGACACTACACAAACCAAACATTTAATGctaatttgcctttttttctttacaatgttttttttctttttaacaaatgcgACAGGCTGCCTGCATATAATTAGAATAGTAAGGTTAAAACAGATTTGTAAGGTCCCCTTACAAATGGAAGTCTGATTGGAACCTGAATCTTTAATTCTGCCCCTTCTGATATGGGGAAGGTGGCATGAGGGAGAATCATGAGGATTGTAATCAAGTTATAATCAAGAGTCTTTTATTTAAGACCCATCTCCAGCTTCAGGGCTTACTCACAGCAAAGTCCATGCACTgtatcctactttaaaaaaaaaaaagtttcccaaaaGAATGCATGAAATTCCCATTCATTTTGCaatcaaaggaggaaaaaaaatctaaaaagtagaTCTGTGAGACTCGAGGCTATATATGTAACTGAAAGAGTTACTTCTTCAGTATAACTTTTTAGTTCAAATAAAACTTGAAGCAGTTCATTTATCTGTTGTTTTACAGCAAAGTTATTGAGCTACAAATGACTGCTctttacaagaaaaggaaaatagaggaGCCAAGAGAATGGGGAACAGAATGAGGACAAAACAGGACAGCAAGGTTGTCAGCAGCTCACtctcaatgtattttattgtcaAGCAGAGTTAAGTGACTTCAGCCTAATTCCACATCAATACCAAAGCTGATCTAAGAAGTCAacaagagcgcctgggtggctcagtgggttaaagcctctgcctttgtctcaggtcatgatcccagggtcctgggatcaagccccacattggactctctgcttggccaggagcctgcttcctcctctctctctgcctgcctctctgcctacttgtgatctctgtcaaacaaaatctttaaaaaaaaaaaaaagtcaccaaatcTGGACCCTCAAACCCAGAACCAAATGTACAGTTGGCCCAATTATTTGGGAGCCCTAACCCTTACTATGTTAATATTGTTCTGTTAAATTTAAGAAAACCAGATTTATGTCCCTACTCCCCGCAGGCCTTCCCCTGTCCAACcattttggaaagagaaaagaaatgtaaagggaGAAACGAGTTttcaccccacccctccacccgcCCTCAGCTCCCCTTGGGAAAAGAGAACTCTTACTCAAAGCCCCTCTTACTCAAGAGAACTAAGGCTGGCTTTTCTAACTTGCTAATTGAGCCACAGCTTCTCCAGGTTGGCATGAGCCctctaggtttaaaaaaatcctatataTCTTAGCTTATGTTCCCTTTGCCATTGTTAAAACAGTAAGTTCCCAAATAAAATGCACACCTCATTTCTCTTCCTGCCAACATTGGGAAAGGGCAAGCATCTGTAAGAGAAAGGGAGTTAGTAAAAAGCAAGTGTCACACAGTTTGAATAGCTGTAGATGACTAAAACCTAGAGATCCAGGTATAAAAGCcaatccctttttattttttaaactactgatTTAACTACAATGGGCAGctttttcattctaaaatataagagaggagaaaggaaattaCTGTTTATTGTGGGCCAATTACCTGTCAAGTGTGGTGCTAAATGTTTCCAGACACTGTGAACAACCTAATTGTTCTATCATTTCACTGGCGTGTTTAACTCTCGGTATTACTATTCATCTCTGAATAGTGACACTTGATTTATCGGAGCTGCAAGACCAAAATCACATAAAAGGACACAGCCAAAGGTTTGGTTGCGTCCAGTGTGTTGGTCCATAGGAAAGTGACGGACACCAGACCAGACTGACTCGGCTAAGTCATGACGTTCACCCACGTGTGCTCTGGTGTTGAAACATTTTGTGCAAACGCCACTTCCTGTCTCCTGATAACCCAAAGTGTGGCTCCTAGGCTGCTGCCCAAAATAAGCACGCTGCCATTTTGATCAACATCAGCTCCTTTTTATTCAGGAAGCATACACTAgttcttttttatacattttttttttttttacattccagAAATAAGCGAAAATAGCAGTTTTAAATATGTTACAAAGTTGGCTTTCGGGGCTTAATAAGCTGTGTGAGAGAGGGACCGGCCGACTGACCTTTTCGTCCAAGCACCAATGTGTCTGCGGTCTTTCACCTGGTCCTGCCACGGCTGGGCTGTGCCACACGCCCGGGCGGCAGGACAGCTATAACGCGGAGTTGCTGCGAGGCCCGCTGCGAGGCCCCAAGGACAAACAGCTCCAGCTTCCTTCCTTCGGGTTGGGTCAAAGTTTGTGAAACTTCTCAACGGCTCTCTCAAGTAGTGCTCTCTCGGCATGAAGACTAGGATTTGTTAAAATTCATATACCACAAGGTAACAGTAAATCACTTCCAATATTCCGGAAACCACATGGTAgaagttataaataaatgaacactaAAATTACTTTAAGAAAGTTTTACATCATTTAGTCGGGAACGACATTTACACGTACAGCACAATTTACCGTTAAACATTCTTGAACTGGCTTCACACAAAGATGAAAATAGTAATACAAAACGACCCGGCGTCTTCAGGAAGTCTGAAGTTCAGACTGGAGTTTGACCGTCATCGCGGTCAATGTCACTACTGTTGCAGGCTGCTGTGCTATGCCCTTTGAAATGGGAATTTCCTTCTCGGGGTGAAATTCCACTGCGATACGTGTTCTTGCTTTGTACAAACTACTGAAATCGGAGGGACACAGCAATATGAAAGACACAAACAGTAACTGCACAATATCATCTGCGGGACCCAAGCTAATACGGGCGGACATAATTCTTCAGGTTCCGATAGCTAATAGAGCACTATAGGAAATGAACAAGGTGAAACATCTTAAGAATGAATGTACTCTGCAACCAGGACATGTGGCATTTCTTTAATTCACAAATCTGCCTCCTTGGGtgtttacaaaataaattagTTAAGAGCTCAATTGGCTTGAGGCATCACGAGCTCGTAATGCCCCACTTGGCCTTCCTGTTTGAGCTGATCTAGTAGGTCTTCCTTCCGTCTTTTTCTTCCTACCACCAGGTACCTATCGTGGCCGACCCCATGCGACTTACTCTTAAGGCCGTACTTCTGGGCAATCTGGTGTATCTGCTTCCGCTCGTCGTTAGTCAGCTCCGTGGAGAAAGTCAAATCCGTGTGGCTCTCGGAGCGGGCGTAGTTGCGGATGATCTGCTCAATATCTCTTTTGGCGATTTTGTTCACCCTCTCCACGTCAAGACCGAGCCCTTCTCGCTTATGCTGCTCTTTGACAGAGATGGGTTCCCGAATGCCCTCGCCAGATTTACCTAAACCACCGCCCGTCCAGCCCATCTTTCTCAGCAGCTGGTTTCCTATGTTGTCTTCTTTGATCTGTTGTTTGTAAGCCTCCTCCGCTGAGCGGCCCTGGATTTCATTTCTGGAAATCACATCTTCGATAGCCCCCTTCTTCAAATTGTTGATGACGGTCGGCTGGGTCTTCTTAAGGGTTTTCACAGCTTCCCCGGCGGCTTCATATTTGACCGTTTTCTTCACCCCGACGGCTTCTGCGATCACTTCACTCTCGAGGATCACCTTGCATTTCCACCGGAGGCCGGTCATTCTTTCGTAGACGTACTCGACCGTCATGCGGTTGAACTGGGCCGTGTCGTTCAGGGTGCACACTGGATTTGAAGAATTCTCGTAAACTACCAGATCCTttatatctttcttctttccagatCCCCTGGGTGAAGAGCCTGTCTGGCACTGTGAACTTTTGACCGAGGGGTAGGTGGGCTGTGTTTTCTGGAGGATTTTCAAGGCCTCATCAGCAGCCGCgtgtttacttgtttttttggttCCGTAACCTTCAGCTAAGCAGTGGTCTTGCAGAAACACACGGCAACGCCACGTGCGGTTTGGCATCATCTCATACTTGTACTCGACTGACATCTTGTTGTAGGAGGCGGAATTGTTGAGGATGCCGATCGCGTCGTTTGCGTTTTCGGTAAGGACAAAGTTGGTCCAGTGTTTGGCGGAAGCATTAAAAATCGGCTGCCCGGAGGCATCTTTAGCGAGCACCACCAGCTCCTCTGGCGGCTTCAGGGCCGGAGGAAAGTCGTGGGTGGGCATGCCGACCTGACACACCACAAGGTCCTCCCCGACCGTGTGCTTGAACTTCCTCCGGACGACTCGAACTTCAATACGCTTCTGTAGGAGTTTCACAGCTAGCTCAGtagctcgatccctggacccatTCTTGCTGCCGGCGTAACCCGTGGTTAAGTAGATATTTTGGCATCTGACTTCACACGCATAACCGTCtgttaaaagttttttatttttggggaTGTCAGCAGGAGGGATCTCTTTTAAAGGAGCGTATATGTACTCGGGATTCGTCTTACATGCCTGAATACACCGAGTTAACATATAGGTGTAATTGATTTTATCAGAGCCAGAAGTCATCTCCGGGTTCGAAAGGTTCTTCCAGATAGTCGCTGTCAATTTTTCAATAAAGTACTGCTTCTCGGCTACCACTGACTCAGGAAATGTCTGTGACGGGGAAGGCTCAGGGCCCGACTGAGGGTTTGCCGGCTGCGACGTGCTGCTTGGGGCGGGGTTCCCGCTGTCAAAATACATGTTGGCTGTTACGGGCTGCTCTTTTGTGAAAATAAATCCTGATGAATCACAATACTGAGAATTCCCGTCTTGCACACTGAAAGAGTCTTGAGTATAATCTTGGTAGATGTCTCTTGGCATGCCGGCAAAATGTGTTTGTTCATTTACCTCTTTTGTTTGAGGGCCATAGGGATCTTCCTGTCTCTCATCCTTTGAACTACTAGCTACAAAATGCACAGGCTCAAAACGAGGTCTCGCATGCAATTTGGAACCGGCTTGCTTTTTAGGAGGATTTTGACCTATAGAACAAGTGAAATTTACAATTCATTAAAAAggaagtatttcaaaagaagcaaACAGCAAGACAGTACCaactgtgtcatttgcaaattgcACTGTTGGTACAAGACACTTCCCATCACAAAAACTTCAGGGTATTTAGGGGAAGGGACTCAAATATCAACGTAGGATTCTGGCAGAAGAAGGGATGTTGCCTGTCCCACGTGTAAGGGAAGAAAGTTGACAGAAAATATGCCACCGAATCAGGTATGCAGGTCACCACCACATGTGACTGGTAGGTGCTTCTGTATCTAACAAGGTAAAGCACAGGTGAAGTGTACTGGCTAACAGGTTGTTCCAGGATAATCTCACCCCACCTGTGCTGGAGAGCGCCCTTCATAAAAAACTGCGAACAGAAGAGACGGCTCTAGCGCAAAAGAGGTGACGGCTGAGGCGTGTACACAGCCAAGAGTCTCTCTTTGGCAGCAGACGTAACTCTGTCACAGTTCTTTATGTGGTTGTggctaaaaatcaaataaaaaataataatcaaaagatCCCAAAGGTTTTCAGCTTCAAAATCTTAGTTCTGACCCATTCTGCACAAAAGGGTAGTTTGgtctattttatttctagaacCAACAGCAGCTGGAGACCCGTGATTTACGGGGGACAGCGAATTGAACGCTGTGGAAGGACTCTCTGTTGAGGCTAGACCAGACACTGGAGCTTCCTTCCAACACCACTGCTCAGTAGAAAGCTGGTCTGTCTTGGACCCCTCCAAGAGCATTTAGTTACTTAGATGTTCAAATGATCAGAGTATAAGGTTGTTCTGCTTAGAGGGAGGTTCCATGGCATGGACTTTACAGATAGCATTATCGTTTGAATCCATATTCTTAGTTTTCAGTTCCTTTCAGCATCCTCAACACAAAACTGTACATAACTAAGTTAAAATTCTTTCACATTTGTGTAAGATCCAATGTTCCCAATGTTACTGAAGACCATATACCACACtcataccatttttttaaaaagccatgttGTTTCTTCAAACCCCACCTTCCAGAAACAAGTATACTCACCGTCACATGCTGAGAGGTGACGTTTTTGACCTTTGGAAGGTTTGGACAGCATCAGGTCATATGAAGGCATCTCCCCAATATCAATACCTTCAGCCATTTGGAGAATTTTTTCCATCAGGCGTGGGCTGTACCTATTAATTAATAGAATCTACAGTTAAAACAGGTAtgaatgcagtttttaaaaagcttctacatGAGCTCATCTTGTAATTGCTCCCATAGGACTATGTCAACAGATTATCTTAGCTCTAAAACTGAAGAATGTGGCCTATAATATTTACCTATCAAAATTTACCTATCTTACTGTCATTAGAAGACATAGGAACATAAAAGCAAGACATTTAAAGGAAGATCTTTTAATTTGAATTAGAAGCATCCATATCAACTCATGACTTCTATCATATATGTATATCCTGTGTAAATAACTGCATCTGTGTGTTTACAGAGGTACTCAGGTACTAAGAGTGGCTGGGATGTTGACATCCAGACTGCGGTCTTTACCATTTCCCATAAAAAAGAGAATCAGGGTCCTTacagaaatggctgattccaaaTCTGGGGGAGGAAATGTACAAGATGAACCTGGGAGATATTCCTGTGCCTGGAAACAAGGAAGCTGTGAAAGGCCTCAGGAGTTGTGTCAAATAGACTCAAAAGCCAATGTGAACACATTCCTACCGGCAAAGTGAGCCAACCAGAGTAGCAGTGAGAATAACGACCTGCAGTGGATTCAGACACAACAAATACACTAACAATCTGTTAGTTTACAATAATACTTACAAACTCATTACTGGTCACCTTTGGAAGACGGCAGGGAATCAAGTCATTACTCCCCAAACAGGTAATattaaaggaagaaagcaagcattTATCTGGTATTTTTCTGTACAAATTGTACATCAGAGTAACTAAGAGTCAATGAGAAAAATCTCTTTTATGGAAGCATTCCAGCTAGTAACTGCAGGAACAATAGACTACTGCCATTCTGCAACCCATCATAAAATAATCATCATCGATGGCTGCTAGGCCTATGAGGTGAAAAGCTGATGGGGAAGAACCCAGAAAGAGACCCCCAGAAACATGTTCAAGTCGCAAAAGCAACTCAGTAGAGGCGGCCTtgcttttcagtaaatggtgctggagtAATTGGGCAACAAACCCCAACCTCACTTCTCATCCCAAAATTCACTGAAAATGTGTCAcggacctaaatgtaaaatgtaaaactaattatttaaaaaaaaaatagagcgcctgggtggctcagtgggttaaagcctctgcctttggctcacgtcatgatctcagggtcctgggattgagccccacatcgggctctctgctctgcggggagcctgcatcccccctctctctgcctgcctctctgcctactttgacctctgtcaaataaataaataaataaaatcttaaaaaataggggacgagatcgggcgcgttcagggtggtatggccgtagacttaaaaaataggggaaaatcTTCAGAATCTAGGGCTAGGCCAACAGTTCTCAtacttgacaccaaaagcaagatccataaaaggaaaaactgataaaatggacttcatcaaaattaaaaacttttgctctcaAAGTCCCTGTGAGAGGacaaaagacaagctacagactggaAGAGTTATTTACAAACCAAACACCTGACCCGCCCCCCCtaaaaccccacaaaaactaGTATCCAGTATAACAATCTCTCAAAATGCaactatatgtgtatgtgtgtgtgtacaaaaagacatgaacagaacaTTTAACCAAAGATGACACATATAttgcaaataagcacatgaaaagatggtcaacatcattaACCAGAGATGTaatttaaaatcacaatgaggtaccacTATGCAccctcagaatggctaaaataaaaaagagccaCAACATCAAATACTGGCAAGGCCCACAGAGGAACTGGACCATTCATCAACTGCTGGAGGGAATGTAGAATCGTACGGCCACTCAGGAAAACAACTTGGAAGcgtcttataaaattaaacatgcaaTTACCACATGACCTAGCAATGACCCCCTTTTCGGGGCCATTTATCtcagagaaatcaaaacttacactcacacaaaaacctgtacatgaatgctCACAGCAGTTTTATTTGTTAACTGCCAAAAACTGCAATCCACTCAGAAGTCCGTCAACGGGCAGATGGTCAAACTGGTACACACACCCCTCAGAACACTACTCAGCAATACGAAGGAGTAAACTACTGATACACACAATACCATGGTGAGTGGGAAGGAAACGGatgtgatttgtttgtttttaaagattttatttatctgtcagagagagagagagagcacgtgcacacagcagggagagtggtagcagagagagaagcaggatccctgttgagcaaggaccctgatgcagagcttgatcacaggaccctgggccagaggcagatgcttaactgactgggccacgcAGACGCCCCGGATGTGGTTATAAAAGCATGATGTGAGGGATCCTTGTAGTACTGGAACTATTCAATATCTTGACTGTGGCAGTGGATATACAAATCTCCACATGCAATATTGTTTCAACCAAACACACATGCatgcgtgcatacacacacacacacacacgagtactAGTAAAACTGGGAGACTGAATAAAATCAGTGGATTGTTAACAATATCACTGTCATAGTTTTGATATTACACAATAATTGTACAAAACATTATCATTGGGGGAACTGGGTAAAGAATGCAGGGCTTCTCTTTGTATTATTTCctacaactgcatgtgaatctataattatctcaataaaaattttgattaaaaaaagttgatgggggggcacctgggtggctcagagggttaagcctctgccttcggctcagttcatggtctcagggtcctgggatcgagccctgcattgggctctctgctcagtggggaccctgtttctccctctctgcctacttctgatctgtctgtgtcaaataaataaataaaatcttttatttttttatttttttttaaattttattttatttatttgacagacagagatcacaggtaggcagagagacgaagggaagcaggcttcctgctgagcacagagcctgatgcggggcttgataccaggacgctgggatcatgaccaagtgaaaggcagaggctttaacccactgagccacccaggcaccccaataaataaaatcttttaaagaaataaaatagaaattaaaaagttgATGGGAACTTTATAATCTTAATATCACTAAAAAATGAGACAAGCAGACATGTGTCCCTTATATGATATGACAGGAAATATAACACACTATCTATAAAGTATTGTCCTTCAAATAACTGAACCTGAACCTAAGCAAGTCCTTCACTCCCAGAAATATATTAAACATCACCGTAAGAACATAgccagtgaaggaaacaatccaGTTTCTTTGTCAAATCAACAGCATGAAAATAAACAGATAGGGGAATGCGGTTATAGATTAAAGGAGACAGATGAACCAAATACAATGCATGGACCTGGTATGGATCATGAATCAAACCAAAATACAAATAAGGGGcgttggctggctcagtccatacagcatgtgactctcgacCTCAGAgttgttgagtttgagccccatgctgggtataagagattacttaaaaataaagttgaaaaaaatatacTTTGTGACAATGGGGAAAACTGAACATGGGTTTTAAGAAATTACTGTTAATTTTGTTGAGTGTAAATAATGGTATTATGactctagtttttaaaatattttatttgacagagagagacacagtgagagatggaacacagcaggggaagtgggagagggagaagcaggcttcccgcagagcagggagcccaatgtagggctccatcccaggaccctgggatcatgacccgagctaaaggtagatgcttaacgactgagccacccagacgccctatttttaaagtaggctccacacccagcatggagcccaacatgggggttgaacctacaaccctgagatcaaaacctgagctctgagctgagatcacccaggcacccctatcaggACTCTATTTGTAAAAATTCTTAtctgtgaggcacctgggtggctgtgttGGTTAATCATCCgactcctgatttgggctcaggtcaaggtctcagggttgtgagacagagcccggTTATGGGCTCAAAGCTCAgcggggcctgcttaagattctctttctctccctctgcccttcctcccattaaaaaaaataaaaataaaaactcttgtCCAGGACAGATACATACTGAAGTATTCGCAGGGGAAATGatgttaagattttctttaatatacTCCAGACTATCTCCCACAAGAAAAACTGGGGGCACAACCGAAGACATGAGAAGGATGGCATGACATAAACTGTTGACACTGCTGAAGTTGACTGAGGGGACATGGAGGTCCACTAAACTCTTTAAcgtttgtgtttgattttttcccACAATAAATAGCTTTAAGATACACAATATTTAAAAGGCTTCCTTATAAAGTAGATTGGCTGCTTGACAGAAGAATATCCTGTAACTGCAGAGAAACAAACATAGAGGCTCAAGTGaagtccttgtttttgttttgttttttttttttaaagattttatttatttgacagagagagatcacaagtagatggagaggcaggcagagagagagagagagaagcaggccccctgctgagcacagggtccgaggtgggactcgatcccaggaccctgagatcatgacctgagccgaaagcagcggcttaacccactgagccacccaggcgcccaagtgaAGTCCTTGTTATCGTGGGGACCTACTCACCCTTCCTCCCTTGAGAGCCTTTCCTGACCTATGATCAAAAAAGAGATGCCTGGTGGCATTTGGGAAGAAAGTTCTGAATATGAGTTAACTATCAAGCCTTGACATGAATAGGTTCTGAACCTGAAGGAGGGTAACATCTTCCACTTTTGGCCCAACcggttccacacccagcagacATCTTTCCCTGCAAAGCTGAGAAGTCGGGACATGGTGGGCTTCACGGAGATCAGCACAAGCTAGCTCGGTTTTAACCCGCACTTCCCACTGATAATTGCTCCTACTGCTGCTGCTAACATCACTATTTAAATGCCAAgagtaattttgttttcattttttcttatatagccaaaaaaaagaaaaaaaagtatagccTAAAACACTGTGCTTTCTATGTATCACTTCCATTCAGACTTGGGAGTCCAAATTCCAAGGCACAGGATGAAAACAGAAGATTATGAAAATGAAAGTCTATAAATGTTGAACTGGTGATGCCACTTTTGCTACCTGAATTGTACTACACTCAAGCCACTCACCGTGAGTTCCAGTTAACATTCTCCAGACTTCCACTCCAGCCTGATCGCAAATATGGTGTACAACTGTAAACGCCACGTATGTCAGACATACAGCCCGCACAAATGATGCATTTGGGGCTCATTCCATTCACTTTTCTCTCAGGCTTCTTCCAGCAGTAGTAATGATTATATACCTACTTCCTGTTCCCTATTCATTACATCTGCCACAAAATTCAATGTCACCCATGGGctataaaaataaacctttgcGTAGGCTGTGAACACAGTCTGCTTCTCAGTCCTTTATTAGGAAGTCATAATACTGAGGAAACCCAACCAGCTCCAACAATAATGGAAAAGACtatttagcatctgactcttgactatTCAGAGAACAATGCAAAAATTAATCTAGAGTCTTCAATAAGACCACtaggtcttattttattttattcccatttctaAAATTCTTCAGAGAATAGCTATCCAAGAACAAAGAAGTGGTTCCACAAATTTTAAATAAGCCAAGCCAGTTAAACTTTCATTACTGGCTtccattatgtattttttcatagtagatttacttgtttttaaaagatctgcttatttactttacagaaagagagagtgagcaccagtttccattatgtattttttcatagtagatttacttatttttaaaagatctgtttattttagagaaagagagggagtgcaccggctgggagagggagagaaaatcccagaCTGACTCCATTCTGAGTATAGAGgctgaggcagggctggatctcaagaccctcAGATGAGGAcgggctaaaatcaagagtcgttcacttaactgactgcgccacccaggagcccataaaGGCATTACTTTGAAATCTgctataaggggtgcctgggtggtgcagtcggttaagtggttaagcatccgactcttgatttcagctgaggctCTGATCTCGGGGTCGGGAGATTGAGACCTGCCtcagcctctgtgctcagaaTGGAGTCAgcctgggattttctctctcttctctctctctctttgcccccactcctcctctctcttaaataaacaaataaatctttaaaaaaatgaaggatcACCTTTCCTCCAGACATTTTAGAGAACCCACCAAGAAAAGCACCTACAAACCCAACCCCTGATACCTCATCAACATCTGGagtttactttctttcctttccctatgCTTTCCATATCGCCGCCTCCCCTCCATGTCTCCTACAGATCATCTATGTTGATCTGCACTCTGGTAgggtgggggttttttttttttttttctatgtcattACCGCATGAGTTTTAATGGCTATATAATATTTTACCTTATGGAGAGACCATGATGAAAAGTATCATTAAGGCAAATCTAATACAGTAATTTTCAGATgcatgcatattatatatttaaaagtctgttaaTTTACCCATTTGAtcataaatgcttaaaaaaacaaaaccaagaaagccTCAGCAGGTCTTTAGGG
This region includes:
- the NKRF gene encoding NF-kappa-B-repressing factor → MAGGRLLLGGDFLSPPPLPPLPPPPLPPLPPPPPEPVLEQWRYSHESDWQWALRRSFICRHLHSYPGAALDQLLALSAAWTNHVFLGCRYSPRLMEKILQMAEGIDIGEMPSYDLMLSKPSKGQKRHLSACDGQNPPKKQAGSKLHARPRFEPVHFVASSSKDERQEDPYGPQTKEVNEQTHFAGMPRDIYQDYTQDSFSVQDGNSQYCDSSGFIFTKEQPVTANMYFDSGNPAPSSTSQPANPQSGPEPSPSQTFPESVVAEKQYFIEKLTATIWKNLSNPEMTSGSDKINYTYMLTRCIQACKTNPEYIYAPLKEIPPADIPKNKKLLTDGYACEVRCQNIYLTTGYAGSKNGSRDRATELAVKLLQKRIEVRVVRRKFKHTVGEDLVVCQVGMPTHDFPPALKPPEELVVLAKDASGQPIFNASAKHWTNFVLTENANDAIGILNNSASYNKMSVEYKYEMMPNRTWRCRVFLQDHCLAEGYGTKKTSKHAAADEALKILQKTQPTYPSVKSSQCQTGSSPRGSGKKKDIKDLVVYENSSNPVCTLNDTAQFNRMTVEYVYERMTGLRWKCKVILESEVIAEAVGVKKTVKYEAAGEAVKTLKKTQPTVINNLKKGAIEDVISRNEIQGRSAEEAYKQQIKEDNIGNQLLRKMGWTGGGLGKSGEGIREPISVKEQHKREGLGLDVERVNKIAKRDIEQIIRNYARSESHTDLTFSTELTNDERKQIHQIAQKYGLKSKSHGVGHDRYLVVGRKRRKEDLLDQLKQEGQVGHYELVMPQAN